From the Trifolium pratense cultivar HEN17-A07 linkage group LG4, ARS_RC_1.1, whole genome shotgun sequence genome, the window ATAAGATGTCGTATTTTTATCGGCCAAAATATGTTTAGATAACACAGCTCTTTTGCATTTCAAATGGCTATAAAAGCAACACTATTTTCATTTCATAACAGCAAATAGTAAGATGCCGTATTACTATTTCGTTTTTTGAAATACAGAATATAATAGGGGGTTGCTTTGGCATTATTTCGTCATGGATTTTGCTcatttaagagaaaaaaaatatattagtttttccaTTATCTACACCTACCTTTTCTTATTTGCAGCTATGATTCCTCTGTATCCTTTCCTTGTAAGTTGTAAGGACAAATACCTTACCCGAATTTTAATCTAAAATTTGAAAACAGATTTATTGGTCATGTCATTTATATATACTATGCAAATTTTCTTACTGACATTTACTGTTCATGTTAGAGAATTCTATCAAGTTTCACAATAATGAGTCAAAAAAATTCTCATATTATGTATTTGCGATGTGCATATATTTCAACTTGTTAAGATACAACATTAGAGAAATTCTcaactattattattttgtcaatTGTAATAATTTTCTATTATGATATTTGATATATTCACATGCCAGAAGAAATAAGACTTCTAATTGAATGATTGAATAATGTCCAAACTTATTTTAGCCGAAGTGTTCACATAGTTATATAGAAATGGATCAAGAATAGTAAAAATGAGATGTTTTCATGCATCCTGTAAAAATCTTCTATAGGAGGATATGGATCAAGAATATGGATCAATATAACCCTTTGCTATATAGAAATGGTGATCTTTGGCTTTCAATACCTTTGAAAATTCAAGAAATCAACAACAAAGTGCTCTGAATATGTTGGAAACTAGACAATTCCATCATGGGACAAAATGTCGTAAACAAGAAATCAACAACAAAGTGCTCTCAATAGGTTGGAAACAAAACTTGACAACTAAGTGGATATAGAACAGACTACAACTGCATAGACACAAAGATCAGTTCTACTCTCTATTGTCATCTACTTACTCACTTAAGCATTATAGTCTTGTAATGCAGATACCCTGCCACCTTGCCCCATTCTCATTATCGTTTCGTGAATTTCAACTTTCATGGCGGAATTTGAATAGTCTTTCTATCTATAGTATTTACCCAATCTGTACACCTAATCTGCAAAATAAACAGAAGAGCATAAATATTACATACTACATCAAAGCAAACCTAAAAAATACGTATAAAAGATAAAACTGCATCAATTTATTATGCAAATTAACACAAGAATCagatatatatgtgaaaaatgttatatttctaCATGCCACAAAGAATGAAAACTCATATACAATGAAGAATCTATAAGAAACAAACATTGCATACAAAACATTTAGGAAGAATGCACAATATAAGAACAGGAATTTTCAAGCCAATATGTCATATTGCAAGCAATTCCCTAGTCAAAATAGATTCAAGTAATTATCGATTTCATTCTTTTTTCAGTGTTAGATGAGAAAAACTACAAGCAATGGAAACAACAAGTTTCCGGTGTAATTCGTGGCTACAAACTTCAGAAATTCATCACTGAACCAGAAATTCCAAATCGGTTTCTCACAGATGCAGATCGCACTGCAGGAATGGTGAATCCTCTCTATCAAGCATGGGAGAATCAAGACGCATTGGTCTGCACATGGCTTCTCTCTACCATGTCAGAATCTCTTCTTGCAAAGGTAGTCGATTTCACGTACTCATCACAGGTTTGGGACGAGATTCATCGTCACTTTCAGACCTTGCTCATCACCAAAGCAAGGCAACTTCGATCAGAATTGCGAACCCTAAGCAAAGGCGATCGGAATTGCTCATCACAGGTTTGTGTATTAGCTATGTAGGTTCAATGAGTTTTCCATCCAAACTCAACACTAAGATTCCACTTACTCTTAAAATCTTGCTGTTAGTTCTATCTATAACCAAAAATCTTATTAGTATCTCTAAATCTGCTCAAGATAATAATGTTTTCTTTGAGTTTCACCCAACCTTTTTGCCTTGTCAAATCACAGGCTTCTTCTGAAGTCCTTTTGCATGGCGTGGTTGGAGCTGATGGACTCTATAAGTTTGCTTCACCTTTAGACTCTATTTCTGTTTTGAACAAAACACCTAAAAAGTGTAATTCTACTTGTTTGAAATCTAGTTCTATGAATAAGTCATCTAGAGAATATGATTCTGCTTGTACAAACTCCAGTGTTTCAAATTGTTTAGCTAATTCTGCTCCTATTGTAAATACTTCTCAATATGGAATAAATGTCAATAATACTGTTTCCACACCTATTTCTCATGCTAATTACAATTTATGGAATGCTAGATTAGGCCATTCCCATCATGACTCTTAGATTAGCTCTTCAGTTATGTAACATCAATATACCATCTAAACCACAAATTGATGTATGTTCTGCTTGTTGTTTAGGCAAGAGCCATAGACTTCATGCTCCTTTGTCTAATACAACCTATAATACACCTTTTGAATTAGTGGTTTGTGACCTTTGGGGACCTGCCCCTGTCAAATCTTCCTCTGGTTTCACATACGTTCTCAATTGTGTTGATGCATACTCTAGGTTTGTGTGGGTTTATCCTTTAAAATGAAAATCTGAAACCTTATCCAAGTTTACTGATTTTAAAATATGGTGGAATTACAATTTAATTGTAAAATCAAAACTGTCCAAactgatggtggtggtgaattTAGACCCTTCACTaaatttgtcacaacacttggtgTTATACATAGACTCACCTGCCCCCATACTCATCATCAAAATGGACTTGTTGAGAGGAAACATAGGCACCGTGTGGAAACAGGCCTAACATTACTATTTCAAGCTAACATTCCCCTAACACAGCCACACAAAACTAACCATGCAACACTAAATATCaacacacaatttttttaatcaaaacataacaataaaAGCGATGACGAGTGGGATACCTTCTTGAGTGCTTTCACCAAGTTCAGGGTCGGCATATGTTTTTTGTTGTTCCATTGGTGTCGGTGGCATACCTTCTTGAGTGCTTTCACCAAGTTCAGGGTCGACAGATGTTTTTGGTTGTTCCATTGGTGTCGGTGGCATaccttcctctgctttttccGGATCGCGTAACTCAGCAACAAAGGTACCTCCAGTTTCTGCAATAAACTCATCAATGTCAAGGGCATCACCTCCCTGAGTCTGTGGCGTAACGggagaaacaaacaaatctagCTGGTCTTCAAAAGATGATGGTTGCATCATTAATACCGGATCAACGTTACCAATTTCAGCATCAAGTTCCTCAACAAGTTCATCAAAATAGAAATCATGATCAACAAACACAGGGTTAATTTGGTTAGAACcttcaacaacatcatcaacGTTACCAATTTCAGCATCAAGTTCCTCAACAAGTTCCTCAACAAGTTCATCAAAATAGAAATCATGATCAACAAACACAGGGTTAATTTGGTTAGAACcttcaacaacatcatcatcaacgtTACCAATTTCAGCAACAAGTTCCTCAACAAGTTCATCAAAATAGAAATCATGATCAACAAACACAGGGTTAATTTGGTTAGCACcttcaacaacatcatcatcaacgtTACCAATTTCAGCATCAAGTTCCTCAACAAGTTCATCAAAATAGAAATCATGATCAACAAACACAGGGTTAATTTGGTTAGAACcttcaacaacatcatcatcaacgtTATCAAAAGCTAAATCAAGGTTATCAGCGATAGATTCATAGTCAATGTTATCAACAACTatatcctcctcctcctcatgAACAATGTTGTCAACATCTAAATCAACATTATCAACAACTAAATCCTCCTCATGAAGAACTAAATCTAAATCATCAGCAGCGAAGGGTTCAAAAAAATCATTACCAGCATCCAAGTCAATCTGACCAACAACGTCGTTATCAAGAACTATGACCAACATCGGTTCAAAGGGGTTAAACAGAGGCTCTGGTGGCGGTGGCGGCGGCGGCGGTTGGTCGTCGGCATAGAGTGGCCAAATGACACGAATAAGTCTATCGTATTCAACCCTAACAATCCGAGCACTTCTGTCACGTAGATCATGTACTACAGCAGCCATCCTTTCAGCGTCAGGCAAGTGTAAATGTTGAATAATCGACGCTAAACACCGCATGTCATCATCGAAAGTCCACATGTTAGAGAAAGTTAGAGAAATAGAGTGAAACAGTTAGAAGAAGAATAAGACGACGACGACATAGggtttcatttcaaattcaattttttaatatcccttttatattttcaaattattttcttatttgttgTGCGCCCAATCTTCATGTCTTCTCGTGTCGTGGTGGTGAATCAATAAATTCAATACTAAATTACAGTTTTGTCCCTCACATTTCATAATTTTGCATTAAGACATGTGTCAAAGCAATTTCATGTAAAcagttttttgtcaaaatagtcaaagagaccaagaaatgcaaaacgAGGCAAACCTGATGGACTAAAATCGCACGTTTGAAACTAGGGGGACTAAAATCGCACGTTTGAAACTAGGGGGactaaaatcgcacaattagaaaacgtggggaccaaaactgcaattcTATATTAGCGAAACAAATGGGGGCGGGAGTCATTGCACCATTTGACTTAtcttattaataattaattagtttAGACACGAatcaattgatttttattcgatatttaagtttatcattatattaaattagaaaattattctatattatcaaaaaaagaaaatattattctataaataaaaaaaagttaatctttttttagaattaagaataaaatatttaattttttaggaTTCTTTGGGTCTAGTTGGTTGTGGTGGACTCTTTCAAAAATCAGATGACAGATGGATTAAAGGATACTCGCGCAAAATAGGAACTTGTGACGCCCTCTTCGCTAAAATGTGGGGAATGTATTTGCTTGAAGACAAGGTTTCTACCATCTTCAAGTGGAGAGTGACTCAAAAAGTCTGGTTTACATGATCATGGGGAAACTTAAATCCAAATGGTAATCCGTCTACCTTGGGTATCGTATACAAGAGCTTTTAAAGTTGAACTGGCAAGTGCAGTTTAATCATACATGACGAGAAGGAAATAGAAGTGTTGATTGGCCGGCTAATTTCAACTTTTCTTCAAATTCTTTTAACATTCATGTTATGAAGACTTGATGTTTCGAGTCttatttttatgacatttttgGGATTTGCATGCTTATAAATATTCATGTAACTCTatagttcttttctttcttgggCGTTAGCCCTCcttcactacaaaaaaaaaacaaaaacaagaaaagacTCGTGATTTTACAACCTCGTTCGATTAAcgatatatttcaattttcaaaactGCACCCGACCATGTTTAACCGTTTTTACCCGTTATTACCACACTAACTTAATATCGGTTAGGATGAGTAGTTCGGTCGGTTACAATATGTTTGCTCACCCCTAGTTTTTAGCACGTCTGGAACTTCAGACACTTCATTTATTCACTGGACTTTTTAACCACTAAATTACTCAGGAAAAAAATTTGTAGCACtattaaattatcaaattttgtttgttacctataaaaaatggtatattttgattcttcaaaattattatatatgcagtTTTAGTCTCTTGTGTTAAATTATAATAACGTGTAGTCTTGAATGATAATTTTGCAAACATGTTTAGTTACATTTATGTAATTAGTAAAAGAGTGTGTTAATGGGTGTGACCATAGCATTACTCTATCATGTATATAGTGCACACATGATAAcaatattttgaaacaaaaaatacctAAAACCACCTCTCCCTAGGGATGAATGGAGAAGAGAGGTTACAGAGAAGTGAAGATGAAGTTTCCCTCACTAAAAAAACtgtaagaaaaaacaaaggcTATTGTAAAGTGGTGGAGAAGAAGGTTAGAGAAACTAGAAAActagaaaaataattaagttttgGAGGATGTTATGTTGCTAATTGTTGGATGATACAAGGTACATTGTGAACTCCTATTTATAGTAGAAGGAGCAACTACATAGCTTACATGCATGAAGACAAGTGTTAAGAGAAATACATGCAACATGACAAGTGGTAAAGGAAATACATGCATCTATACAAGTGGTAAGGGAAACTACATGCAATAATACAAGTGTGATACTTGCAACAAGCCAAGTGTATCACATACAAAATGTTATGGAGGGATCCTACAATGGATGGGTTTGGATCACAATGGATATGGGCTTAAGAAGAACATCAATTTCTAACACTCCTCCTTGATGTTTTTCTTGAATACTCCAAGCATTGACCTCAACTCTTCAAACTTTCCCTTGGAAAGAGCTTTAGTCATTATATCTGCAATTTGATTTTCTGAATTGCAATGCTCCAAACTGATTTCCTTTGACTTTTCAGCTTCTCTAATAGCATGATATTTAACCttgatgtgtttggttctttcATGTTGGACTGGATTCTTTGTTATGGCAATAGCAGATTTGTTATCCACCCATATGACAGTAGCTTTGCTTTAAAATTGTCCCACATCTGATAAAATCTTCCTTAGCCAACTAGTTTGATTTGTTGCTGCAGCAGCAGAAATATATTCAGCTTCAGCTGATGATTGGGCGACCACTTCTTGCTTCTTTGAATTCCATGAGAACACAGCACTGCCAAATGAGAAAACATAACCAGAGGTACTTTTCGCATCATCTACACTTCCAGCCCAGTCACTATCTATATATCCTTGGAGGTCTCCACTTTCATTTTTCAAGAAATGCAAACCATAATCAGTTGTACCCTTTATATACCTCAAAACTCTCTTAGCTGCACCAAGATGAACTTGACTTGGAGAATGCATGAACCTGGAAAGTAAGCTAGCAGCAAACATTATATCAGGTCTGGTTGCTGAAAGATACAACAAACTTTCATCATCctttgataatttttcattcacaACCAGAGGTGTGGAAACAGGCTTGCACTTATCCATATGAAACTTCTTTAATACCTCCAAAGCATATTTCTTTTGTGAAATGAAGATTCCAACACTTAACTGAAAAATCTCCattccaagaaaatatttcatttcacCCAAATCTGTCAGCTCAAATTCATTCTCCATAGCTTGCTTGAATTGACTTAGAGAATTTGATTCATTCCCTATAACcaacaaatcatcaacatacagGGACACTATTAGCTTCACTTCATTCTTCGACCACTTAACATACAAAGTAGCTTCATTTTCACTTCTTTTAAAACCACTTTGTAGGAGATAGCCATCAATTCTGCTATACCATGTtcttggtgcttgttttaagCCATAGAGGGCTTTGTGAAGCTTGTAAACTTTATTTTCACTTCCTGCAACCTTAAAACCTTCAGGTTGGTCGACATAAATGTCTTCATCAAGCAACCCATTTAAAAAAGCTGATTTAACatcaaaatgataaattttcCAGCCCAATTTTGCTGCTAAGGCAACCAACAGCCTAATTGTATCATGTCTTGCAACAGGTGCAAAAGTGTTTGAAAAATCAACACCATGTTGTTGAAAATAACCTTTTACCACCAATCTGGCCTTAAGTTTATTTATAGAACCATCAGGATTGAGTTTGGTTCTATAAACCCACTTAACACCAAtaatcttttgattttttggtttgTCTACAAGCTGCCAAGTTTGATTTTTCTCTATCATCTTCATTTCCTCCTGTATGGCAACTTTCCATCCTTCAACATTAGCAGCTTCAACATACCGTGTAGGCTCTAATGTAGCTATATTGCACCTTGCATAAATATCATCCAAGGTTCTAGTACCTCGGATTGGAAAATCATCATCACTATCATAATTTGAATTTTCATCTTCCAAACTATCTTCAGCAGGCAATACCTTACTTGAACCTTCTGCTTGACTTTTCTCCCAATTCCATTTAGAGTACTCATCAAACTTCACATCTCTGCTAACCAGAATTTTATTGGtctccaaattataaattcgaTACCCTTTGGAGTTACTGTTGTACCCCAAAAAGATACCAACCACAGATTTGGTTTCCAATTTATCTCTTTTCACACTTGGAACGTGAACATAACACACGCATCCAAATATTCTTAAATGTTCAACAGATGGCtttctttcataccatgcttcAAACGGTGTTTTTCCCTTCAAGGCTTTGGTAGGCAACAAATTCAGCAAGTAAACTGAGGTGTTTACAGCCTCAGCCCAAAAAGTTTAGGAATACCTTTCTCAAAGAGCAAACACCGGCCATCTCCATGATGGTCCTGTTCTTCCTTTCGCtcactccattttgttgaggagtgtaAGGAACAGTTAATTGATGTTGAATTCCAGCTTGCTCACAAAAGGTTTTAAATTCCCCTGCTGTATACTCAGTTCCATTATCAGATCTGAGCTTTTTAATCTGACAATCAATCTCTCTTTCAACCATAAGTTTGAAACTCTGAAATGCAGGAAACACATCTGACTCCTGCTTAAGAAAAAGTACCCAACTCATCCTTGTAAAATCATCTATCAATAGCAGAAAATACTTGTTGCCATTTAAAGATGTCGTTGGCATCGAACCACACACATCAGTGTGTATCAGCTGTAACTTTTCAGAAGCTCTCCAGGTTGACGCAGCGGGAAATGGCAATCTACTTTGTTTTCCATATTGACATACATCACACACGTCAACAACATCTTCGATGATTGGTAAATTTTCAACCAAATCATGAGAACTCATTTGTTTTAAGGTTGAATAACTAAAGTGACCCAACCTTTTATGCCACAAGGAAGAATCATTAACACTACTTGGAAAAGCATGCATGGTTGTTTGTTTCCACTCTATTGGAAAACTTTTACCCCTCATTTCAACAGTCATTAACTTAGATCCAGAAGGATCTAGAATAGTGCATCTCTGAAGTAACAATgtttgtcacaagaaaggggggtttgaattgtgaccctttaaaattttaactgcAAAACAATTTCAGCACAATACACACTATGACAGTAAATGGTTAGACTaactggagaacgttctcctgGAATATAAGTGCAGTAAAATGagttagtgtttgcacaaataaaaagagtaagggaagagagaatcacacaaagaatttatcctggttcaccccttaatagtatgggctactccagtccccacttgcgtgagattatccactataatctagaccaagattacagaaacttccctttgatctaagcccagatcaaagaccctttatgatctaaaccaagatcacaaagtacccagctataaccagctgctctacctttacaaggtaacctcaatcaattatacccaattgacttgagagaatcctaaggatttttcaatgatttcttttggatctaagcttatacacctaaccggttgtgaagcttacaaattgatacactcaaagtactctactaaaatataatcctagatttctaaagagctttagagtaagagtgaaaaggagagcttgattgcttgagattgaatgtattagattgctttgtgtgcttcaagttcttgctcttccaattaaaccaacgtgctatttatagatggagatgctcttttgttgcttggacatcacacatatACGTTGTGAGTGAAAACTAGccgttgtgagagaaacaaaacagccCATGCGATTTTGTCTTTGAGATGCTCcaggagatcattcttctaatggtctctgactgtcacattgtacttgttggtcagaaatattctttaatcaactgtcaatgagttgtctctgagtgtatatcctttgcaaatgtatttcccatgtgagaaaataagatttgaatttctttggataagattgccacctaagtgcagaaacctgggagatcattctccaggacgttggagaccattctctgaaatggtgtggataaggtccaacgaaaatagagctgttgcaagttgttgcaagttgtcaaacagctgtaaactcttcatcaaagACATAGAGTAGCaactgttcacttgtccttcaaaggacacatgaatagtgaAATGAGTACTCTTTTATGGGAGAGTGTAGCCACCCATGTCATAAACTTGTACTTGGATCAGATGTGAAGCTTCCTTGCAAGCTGTTAGTACTTGTTGTtgagttctcattggtctagattaacttctttaatgatgttcttggagaacataaagccttgtagcaagatgtgaagttattattccttaaagaagcttattcgagtaagctcaagaaccaaaatcaattccttgccttaaatgacttatttgcactgttatgatcatttaataagtccaacttaaaagttcattcttgtcttgtaccaagttgacttgaataagtgTTTATGCTTTTGAACACGTGagtctggagaccaatctgagatAAGTCTCTGaggcagatttgtctaaaacgtgtttgattcttttcttatgagtgaaacaaggttaatttaatccattgcatctgttcttaaattaaatcactcaagagcacttgttagatcacaaaatgatcagaatcaaattaaaatttaattaagggttgttatctttaaaacatcaaaataggattttgtctcaacaatCTCTTGTCTTTGAAATGCAATGAATAGTTCTTCTCCATCATTTGCCCCACACTTAaaagactttgatttatttCAGGTACAAATAAAACATCGGAGATATATTTGATACCTGAGGGAGTTTCAACAGCTACAACACTTTTTCCTTTGACATCAACATGTTCTCCATTGCCAATAGTAACTTTAGAGAAGAAGGACTAATCAAGTTCCTTAAAAATGCCAACATTATGAGTCATGTGATTGGTGCACCCACTATCTATTAGCCATGTTTCTTTGCTACTTCCGGATGAATAACAAGAAGCCATGAATAATTGCTCCTCTTGTTGGTGGTGTTCGACAACTTGGGCTTGTTGTCTCTGCTGGTTTGCTTTGTTTTTGCAAACCTTCTCCACATGACCAAGTTGATTGCAGGCTCTGCATTTAACATCTGGTATATACCAACAATGCTTCTCTAAATGAGTATCTTTTTTGCAATGTTGACAAGTTGGAAACTTCTTTTTCCAACTCTCTCCTTTGTTGTTGACATTCTCcttttttcctttccctttcttctcaccaaaaggttttttttcccaaaactaTTGTAGCTTTGGTTTTTGCCTTTGGTGTTTGCCACAAAAGCACCTTCAACACTTTCTTCCAACCTTAAAGATCTTCTCTGCTCAGTATCTTGCAAAGCATTAACAAGCTCTGCAAGTGTGATTTGAGAAAAGTCCTTAGTTTCTTCGAGAGAAGATATTTTTGCTTCAAAGCTCTCTGGAAGACACACTAAAATTTTTTCCACAACTCTTTGATCACTGAGATCCTCTCCCAGCAATCTGATTTGTGAAACCACCTTCGAAATTCTGTCAGAAAATTCTCTAACAGTTTCggtttctttcatttttagtGCTTCAAACTCTCTTCTCAAGTTCAACACTTGCATCTTCTTTGTTCTTTCACTCCCTTGGAACTCTTCCTTCAGCTTGTCCCAAGCTTCTTTTGCAGTCTCAAGATTCAAGATCTTGATAAATATATCATCATGTAGAGCTGCATGTATTATGGCAAGTGATCTTCCTTCTTTTGCCACTTCCTCATTGTGATTTCTTATTTGAGCTATTGTTGGGTTGTTTGGAAcgggattggttattatacataagttatccttatgcaccatgcataagttacttagtgcaccccccaaattacttatgcaccccccaaattactagcacacccctaaatttctcatgcacccccaaaatttctcgcacacccccaatatgacttttgccccccagttttatttttttggtcccctccacatttctagcctaaaccattttgttgtgggaatgatttcagagatatgcactccaaaaccattaagtgtataagatggttttagagtacaaccctataattagaatacaaacaataattgtgatttgaaaccatttaatcaacataatggtttccagaatttttaaaaccatataaacacacataaaaccattttacaatacaaatggtttcagtgtataactatctgaaaccatttaaccaacataatggtttccagaatttttaaaaccataaaaacacacataaaaccattttacaatacaaatggtttcagtgtataactatatgaaaccatttaaccagcataatggtttccagaatttttgaaaccataaaaacacacataaaaccattttacaatacaaatggttttagtgtataactatctgaaaccatttaactggttttaaataatgattataattgtaccaaaaaaaaacaattatgattctaattataggttgtacttcaaaaccatcttatgcacttaatggttttggagtgtatatttttgaaaccattcccacagcaaaatggtttaggcttgaaatatggggggttaaaaaaaattgggcgcacaagtcatctgggggGTGGGTGAAAAATTTtagggggtgcgctagaaatttgggggtgcgcgagaaattgggggtgcatgagaaatttggggggtgcacgagaaatttgggggtgcgcaagtaatttggggggtacgtgagaaatttggggggtgtgagattaggtgtgagtgtgtgagttgagattggctaggattattacatgtggatgctcaatctaatggatgttattgacttatgtaccatgcataaggattacacttatgtataataacttctcccgTTTGGAAGAACCGGTGGGGTGCTTCCATTTTCCACAACATCCCATAAACTTTGAGCTCTCaaataagttttcatttttgcaACCCACAAATGATAGTTTTCTCCTACAAACATAGGAGGTGGAGGTAAAAAACTATTGTTGGAAGCCATTTATGGTGTATAAAGGTTTTTTTTGTGAATGTTTTCTTGCTGGTTTTGTTTCCTCACAGACCCGTTAAGATCAATAGAAAAAACAAAGGCTATTGTAAAGTGGTGGAGAAGAAGGTTAGAGAAACTAGAAAACTTGAAAGACAATTAAGTTTTGGAGGAAGATGTTATGTTGCTAATTGTTGGATGATACAAGGTACATTGTGAACTCCTATTTATAGTAGAAGGAGCAACTACATAGCTTACATGCATGAAGACAAGTGTTAAGAG encodes:
- the LOC123920547 gene encoding uncharacterized protein LOC123920547; its protein translation is MWTFDDDMRCLASIIQHLHLPDAERMAAVVHDLRDRSARIVRVEYDRLIRVIWPLYADDQPPPPPPPPEPLFNPFEPMLVIVLDNDVVGQIDLDAGNDFFEPFAADDLDLVLHEEDLVVDNVDLDVDNIVHEEEEDIVVDNIDYESIADNLDLAFDNVDDDVVEGSNQINPVFVDHDFYFDELVEELDAEIGNVDDDVVEGANQINPVFVDHDFYFDELVEELVAEIGNVDDDVVEGSNQINPVFVDHDFYFDELVEELVEELDAEIGNVDDVVEGSNQINPVFVDHDFYFDELVEELDAEIGNVDPVLMMQPSSFEDQLDLFVSPVTPQTQGGDALDIDEFIAETGGTFVAELRDPEKAEEGMPPTPMEQPKTSVDPELGESTQEGMPPTPMEQQKTYADPELGESTQED